The Paraburkholderia sabiae genome includes a region encoding these proteins:
- a CDS encoding sodium:solute symporter family protein, whose amino-acid sequence MNVPLIIVALTLLGAFALAIRARRGISMNLEQWSVGGRGFSALLVFVLMAGEIYTTFTFLGASGFAYGYGGAAFYIIVYTTQAFVLSYWLLPAIWRFANKHKLLTQADFFARKYDSPFIGLLVAGISLTALLPYLILQMKGLGILVEGTSYGRISSGAAVWIGAIGMAAYVVVSGLHGSAATAIVKDVVVLAVCVFLGIYLPCHYYGSLTGMFRALDAAKPGFLALPAVGKNLTWYLSTIAVCGPGMFMWPHAFSSIYTAKSEDHFRRNAATMPLYALVMLFSMFVGLAAVLQIPELKGGQIDLALLKLSIKSFDPWFVGVIGAAGLLTALVPGSIMLVSVATLFTRNIYSLVRPRVSDAHLSRVAKIAALVLTVVSVETALNGVQSIVSLLIMGYGLVSQVLPALLMSLLRNNPINKYGAGAGMIAGLGTVSLPVLTGNSLATLFPSNTWIADLNPGLIGLILNLAVMFSFSALTRRAAVNVPA is encoded by the coding sequence GTGAATGTCCCGCTGATCATCGTCGCGCTGACATTGCTCGGCGCGTTTGCGCTCGCGATCAGGGCGCGGCGTGGCATCAGCATGAATCTCGAACAATGGAGCGTTGGCGGTCGCGGTTTTTCGGCACTTCTGGTGTTTGTTTTGATGGCCGGTGAAATCTATACGACCTTCACCTTCCTCGGAGCGAGCGGATTCGCCTACGGATACGGCGGTGCGGCGTTTTACATTATCGTTTATACGACCCAGGCGTTCGTCCTTTCTTATTGGCTGCTGCCCGCAATATGGCGGTTTGCTAACAAACACAAACTGCTGACCCAAGCGGATTTCTTCGCAAGAAAATACGACAGCCCATTTATTGGGTTATTGGTCGCCGGCATTTCGCTGACAGCGCTCCTGCCCTACCTCATTTTGCAAATGAAGGGATTGGGGATACTGGTCGAAGGCACCTCTTATGGCCGGATATCCAGTGGGGCGGCAGTCTGGATCGGCGCGATTGGAATGGCGGCTTATGTCGTCGTTTCCGGGCTGCACGGTTCGGCCGCGACTGCGATAGTTAAAGATGTAGTCGTGCTGGCTGTTTGCGTTTTTCTCGGCATCTATCTGCCCTGCCATTACTACGGCAGCCTCACCGGCATGTTTCGAGCGCTCGATGCGGCGAAACCCGGCTTCCTTGCACTCCCCGCTGTGGGCAAGAACCTGACGTGGTATCTGTCCACGATTGCCGTGTGCGGGCCAGGCATGTTCATGTGGCCGCACGCGTTCAGCTCCATCTACACGGCGAAATCGGAAGACCACTTTCGTCGAAACGCCGCAACGATGCCTTTGTACGCGCTCGTCATGCTGTTTTCGATGTTCGTGGGTCTCGCTGCGGTATTGCAGATTCCAGAGCTCAAGGGCGGACAGATCGATCTTGCGCTATTGAAACTTTCGATCAAGAGTTTCGACCCGTGGTTTGTCGGGGTGATCGGTGCGGCAGGGCTGCTCACGGCACTCGTGCCGGGCTCGATCATGCTCGTGTCCGTCGCAACGCTCTTTACCCGGAACATCTACTCTCTAGTTAGACCTCGCGTCAGCGACGCGCATCTGTCGCGCGTTGCAAAGATTGCGGCGCTCGTGCTTACCGTCGTGTCGGTCGAAACCGCGCTTAACGGTGTTCAAAGTATCGTGTCATTGCTCATCATGGGTTACGGGCTGGTGAGCCAGGTGCTTCCCGCGTTGTTGATGAGCTTGCTGCGAAACAACCCGATCAACAAGTACGGTGCAGGTGCCGGCATGATTGCTGGGCTCGGTACGGTTTCGTTGCCGGTGCTGACAGGTAACTCACTCGCAACGCTCTTCCCGTCAAATACGTGGATCGCCGACCTTAATCCGGGGCTGATCGGGTTGATCCTTAACCTCGCCGTCATGTTTTCCTTCAGCGCGCTGACCAGACGAGCCGCAGTGAACGTTCCGGCATGA
- a CDS encoding sensor histidine kinase — MVVMLVAAILSRRGTRIIAIACIVSTIVGYGAGHLDELSFPALARSLVASFTIVTAAILALRIQADSVRIEEQVLEISRAHEALDRSTAELAHATRVTMLGEMAASIAHEMTQPLSAITVHGEAGLRWLKRDVPNLDEACSAIESMVGSTRRASDVIGRIRALARKSEVTFAPFDMNSLVIETMDLLDWEVKKYGAIATLYLAPGELTIHGDRVQLQQVLINLAVNGLHAMSSVQDRPRALKIHTQLQDDMRAVVIVEDTGIGIAPERMPGLFRAFHTTKADGMGLGLSICRSIVEGHGGSITCASSPSGTRMLVGLPAVVPARQASALA, encoded by the coding sequence ATGGTCGTCATGCTGGTGGCGGCCATCCTGTCGCGTCGGGGCACGCGGATCATAGCCATCGCATGCATCGTGTCGACGATCGTTGGCTATGGGGCAGGTCACCTCGACGAACTGTCTTTTCCGGCGCTCGCACGCTCGCTCGTCGCCTCTTTCACGATCGTCACCGCGGCAATACTTGCTCTGCGCATTCAGGCCGATTCCGTTCGAATCGAGGAACAGGTTCTCGAAATCAGCCGCGCCCATGAGGCGCTCGATCGCTCGACGGCCGAACTGGCGCACGCGACGCGCGTGACGATGCTGGGCGAGATGGCGGCTTCGATCGCACATGAAATGACGCAACCGCTGTCGGCCATCACAGTCCACGGAGAAGCCGGGCTTCGGTGGCTGAAGCGGGACGTCCCCAACCTCGATGAAGCATGTAGTGCCATCGAGTCGATGGTGGGTAGCACCCGGCGCGCGAGCGACGTTATCGGACGGATTCGAGCGCTTGCGCGTAAATCCGAGGTCACTTTCGCTCCGTTCGACATGAACAGTCTCGTGATCGAAACAATGGATCTGCTGGACTGGGAAGTGAAGAAATATGGCGCAATCGCAACGCTATATCTCGCGCCCGGTGAATTGACGATACATGGCGATCGCGTGCAATTGCAGCAGGTTCTTATTAACCTGGCCGTCAACGGATTGCACGCCATGTCGTCGGTTCAGGACCGGCCGCGCGCGCTCAAGATTCACACGCAACTGCAGGACGACATGCGCGCGGTTGTCATCGTCGAGGATACCGGCATTGGCATCGCGCCTGAGCGGATGCCTGGTCTCTTCCGTGCATTTCACACGACGAAGGCCGATGGGATGGGTCTCGGACTATCGATTTGCCGATCGATCGTGGAAGGGCATGGTGGTTCCATCACGTGCGCCTCTTCACCGTCTGGTACGCGAATGCTGGTCGGGTTGCCGGCGGTCGTGCCTGCCCGTCAGGCGAGTGCGCTTGCATAG
- a CDS encoding cytochrome P460 family protein, which produces MSRTLVSRSLLAGALLFSVSGILDVFAEEPKPLASPIYGVTIPPGYRKWEMIAPAEEAAPLDELRVVLGNPLAVKAIESSTLPFPDGTILVKLAYKKKQSDVFPSATVPGTPTTVQVMVKDSKRYASTGGWGFGRFINGVPTDKAQHETCFACHDARAKNHDYVFTRFAP; this is translated from the coding sequence ATGTCTCGTACTCTCGTATCGCGCAGCCTGTTGGCGGGTGCGCTACTGTTTTCCGTGTCGGGCATCCTCGATGTCTTTGCGGAAGAGCCGAAGCCGCTAGCCTCGCCGATCTATGGCGTCACGATTCCACCCGGATATCGCAAATGGGAAATGATCGCGCCGGCCGAAGAGGCCGCTCCTCTCGATGAACTCCGGGTGGTGCTGGGCAATCCGCTCGCAGTCAAGGCGATCGAGAGCTCGACGCTGCCGTTTCCGGATGGCACGATCCTCGTGAAGCTTGCCTACAAGAAGAAGCAGTCCGATGTCTTCCCGTCGGCGACAGTGCCGGGTACGCCAACCACCGTGCAGGTCATGGTCAAGGACTCGAAACGTTACGCGTCGACAGGCGGATGGGGCTTCGGTCGATTCATTAACGGAGTCCCAACCGACAAGGCGCAGCACGAAACATGTTTCGCTTGCCATGATGCGCGCGCGAAGAATCACGACTATGTGTTTACCCGTTTTGCCCCTTAG
- a CDS encoding alpha/beta fold hydrolase: MDNPVNHRRRRILATTAAGVSLLSLANLAHAQTLNAASAGKDAGSAAFGPIQQIDAGVLNVGYADVGPKNGPVVILLHGWPYDIYSYVDVAPRLASAGYRVIVPYLRGFGPTRFLSAETPRNGQQVVTAVDILALMDALKIEQATLGGFDWGARTADTIAVLWPERVKALVSVSGYLIGSQAANTKPLPPQAELAWWYQYYFATARGELGYTENCDAFNKLIWHLASPKWKFDDATFERTAASFRNPDHVAVVIHNYRWRLGLAQGEAKYDDFEKRLATGPTIAVPTITLEGDANGAPHPAPAVYADKFTGKYLHKTIAGGVGHNLPQEAPKAFTEAMLQVMHL, encoded by the coding sequence ATGGATAATCCTGTCAATCATCGCCGCAGACGCATTCTTGCCACGACCGCCGCAGGCGTGAGCCTTCTCAGTCTGGCGAACCTCGCGCATGCGCAGACATTGAACGCGGCGTCAGCTGGTAAAGACGCCGGCAGTGCAGCGTTTGGTCCCATTCAGCAGATCGACGCAGGTGTACTCAATGTGGGCTATGCGGATGTCGGGCCTAAAAATGGTCCTGTCGTGATTCTGTTGCACGGTTGGCCGTACGATATCTATAGCTACGTTGACGTCGCGCCACGGCTCGCATCGGCCGGATATCGCGTGATCGTGCCGTATCTGCGCGGCTTTGGTCCGACGCGTTTTCTTTCTGCCGAAACGCCTCGCAACGGCCAGCAGGTTGTCACCGCGGTCGATATCCTCGCGTTGATGGACGCACTGAAGATCGAGCAGGCCACGCTTGGCGGATTCGACTGGGGCGCGCGAACCGCCGATACGATCGCGGTGCTGTGGCCGGAGCGCGTCAAGGCGCTGGTCTCCGTGAGCGGTTATCTGATCGGCAGTCAGGCGGCAAACACGAAGCCGTTGCCGCCGCAGGCCGAACTCGCGTGGTGGTATCAGTATTACTTCGCGACGGCGCGGGGCGAACTCGGCTATACCGAGAATTGCGACGCTTTCAATAAACTGATCTGGCATCTCGCGTCGCCGAAATGGAAGTTCGACGACGCGACCTTCGAGCGCACAGCGGCCTCGTTCCGGAACCCGGACCACGTTGCCGTGGTAATCCACAATTACCGCTGGCGTCTCGGCCTGGCCCAAGGCGAAGCGAAGTACGACGACTTCGAAAAGCGTCTCGCCACGGGCCCGACTATCGCGGTTCCTACCATCACGCTGGAAGGCGATGCGAACGGAGCACCTCATCCGGCGCCTGCTGTCTACGCGGATAAATTTACGGGCAAGTATCTGCACAAGACCATCGCGGGCGGTGTGGGGCATAACTTGCCCCAGGAGGCGCCTAAGGCATTTACGGAAGCGATGCTGCAGGTCATGCACCTGTGA
- a CDS encoding GNAT family N-acetyltransferase, which yields MGNESVISRHAHASRQQQSDAKSERTGALAGSTNLELAAGLTERSIFHEPWWLDIVTNGAWRVAEVKHGNRVVGEMPHAFTQKARWQISTLPPLTRTLGPVIRPHQIGAGERDWSQRLDIARDLIAQLPRYAHFHQVMDPRISEAEALAFRLEGFTVKVAFTLVSAGWTDEATAFAALRGTARTAVRRARESLTVEPIDSANTFLDFYNANLAVRNLDNKHETTTMTRLLNEAMNRGACTLLGAFDSKGSLVAGTALLCDTQKMYYFLSTRRQDGHSGAVSLLIWSAMCMAGKRGLSFDFDGISSAGILNFLGGFGGRLVRRFEVERTMPLYAALRATLHSAKTIAAVANPAHWRSRRNASSPL from the coding sequence ATGGGCAACGAGAGCGTAATCTCGCGTCACGCGCACGCCAGCCGCCAACAGCAGTCCGACGCGAAAAGCGAGCGGACGGGGGCGCTTGCGGGATCAACCAATCTCGAACTCGCGGCGGGCTTGACTGAACGTTCGATTTTTCACGAGCCATGGTGGCTTGACATCGTCACGAATGGCGCGTGGCGCGTGGCGGAGGTCAAGCATGGAAATAGAGTTGTCGGCGAGATGCCTCACGCATTCACGCAAAAGGCACGGTGGCAAATCTCAACGCTGCCCCCGCTTACCCGGACACTCGGACCGGTAATCAGGCCACACCAGATAGGTGCTGGCGAGCGTGACTGGAGTCAGCGGCTTGACATAGCGCGCGACCTCATCGCACAGCTCCCCAGGTACGCACATTTTCACCAGGTCATGGACCCGCGCATCTCTGAGGCGGAAGCGCTGGCATTCCGTCTCGAAGGCTTTACCGTAAAAGTCGCATTCACTCTGGTCTCGGCCGGCTGGACAGACGAGGCGACGGCATTTGCAGCATTGCGTGGCACGGCGCGCACCGCCGTCCGGAGGGCGCGCGAATCCCTGACGGTTGAACCGATCGATTCGGCGAACACATTCCTCGATTTCTACAACGCCAATCTCGCCGTCCGCAATCTCGACAATAAGCACGAGACGACAACGATGACGCGCTTGCTCAACGAAGCGATGAATCGCGGAGCGTGCACGCTGCTTGGCGCTTTCGATTCAAAAGGTTCTCTGGTTGCCGGGACTGCTTTGCTATGCGATACGCAGAAGATGTACTACTTCCTTTCTACACGGCGTCAAGATGGGCACAGCGGCGCTGTCAGCCTCTTGATCTGGTCGGCAATGTGTATGGCGGGGAAACGGGGCCTTAGCTTCGACTTCGATGGTATTTCGTCGGCCGGCATTCTCAACTTTCTCGGAGGCTTTGGCGGCCGCCTCGTTAGGCGCTTCGAAGTTGAGCGGACCATGCCTCTCTATGCGGCGTTACGCGCGACACTGCACAGTGCGAAGACGATCGCTGCCGTTGCCAATCCCGCGCATTGGCGCAGTCGACGCAATGCGTCGTCACCGTTATAA
- a CDS encoding glycosyltransferase family A protein: MKEMTVVVCNYNCEQFLAEAIDSALAQDYANTRVMVIDDGSMDRSRAIIDGYGARITSIFKENGGQVSAYNLGLRLIETDYVLFLDSDDVLYPHAVTEVMQRFAQGNPAKVQFRLDVIDKASERTGVYVPHSGVEGDCRDFLLRGWLYPSPPASGNAYSASALRQIFPVPETAANRYGADFYAIYGAALVGSISTIAESLGGYRVQHGRGASFANSDQTNKAPKAFTSRWVTLREIAAKRLGLQLPPDFHDFAHEKAYFCSTVYHAPLTNRWRWMFSDSHDYLHTIVANPFWSRKKKVGTLVLSSLCLFPYSPIADFAVRYISNPMARSGAR, encoded by the coding sequence ATGAAAGAAATGACCGTTGTAGTCTGCAACTATAACTGTGAACAGTTTCTGGCAGAGGCAATAGATTCAGCCCTCGCGCAAGACTACGCGAACACGCGGGTCATGGTCATCGACGACGGATCGATGGACAGGTCGCGCGCCATTATCGACGGTTACGGCGCGCGCATTACTTCCATTTTCAAGGAAAACGGCGGACAGGTGTCCGCCTATAACCTGGGACTTCGCTTGATCGAGACGGATTACGTGCTCTTCCTCGATTCCGATGACGTGCTGTATCCGCATGCCGTGACTGAAGTCATGCAGCGTTTTGCACAAGGAAATCCGGCGAAAGTGCAGTTCCGCCTGGACGTCATCGACAAGGCGAGCGAGCGGACCGGCGTGTACGTGCCTCACTCGGGAGTCGAGGGCGATTGTCGAGATTTTCTGCTTAGGGGGTGGCTGTATCCGTCACCGCCCGCCTCGGGCAACGCGTATAGCGCCAGTGCGCTAAGACAGATCTTTCCCGTTCCGGAAACGGCCGCGAACCGGTATGGTGCAGATTTCTATGCGATCTATGGCGCAGCCCTCGTCGGCTCCATTTCGACCATCGCGGAGTCGCTCGGCGGATATCGGGTGCAACATGGAAGAGGCGCCTCATTCGCCAACTCCGATCAGACCAACAAGGCGCCAAAAGCATTCACGTCGCGATGGGTGACCCTTCGAGAAATCGCGGCCAAACGGCTGGGCTTGCAACTGCCTCCCGACTTCCACGATTTCGCTCATGAAAAAGCGTATTTCTGCTCGACTGTCTATCACGCGCCGTTGACGAACCGATGGCGCTGGATGTTCAGCGATTCGCACGACTATCTGCATACCATCGTGGCGAATCCATTCTGGAGCCGGAAAAAGAAAGTAGGAACACTCGTGCTGTCCAGTCTATGTCTGTTTCCATACTCGCCTATCGCCGACTTTGCGGTTCGGTACATCAGTAATCCAATGGCTCGTAGTGGCGCCCGTTAG
- a CDS encoding molybdopterin-dependent oxidoreductase — MEGVDTCTANGAALQDTFLSHQAVQCGFCIPGMLCAATAALDRDDVHSMDDARDSIAGVLCRCTGYQKQVAAIHDVAQGRVACRTDMPATGVAVGTAVTRLDGLAKVQGTDSFGADGIPIDALMIKAIRSPFHRARFAIGDLKPFVARHPGVERVILAEDVPGLNVHGVAQAYADQPVLAQHSARFLGEAVALIVGSAETIDHDDFGDFPIQWESQAPLLTIDDALSADAPLLHDARPDNILIHGRVVSGDVDAGLSMAAAVVEGHFQTSFVEHAYIEPEAGWARMDGDVIEVYSPTQAPHPHREELARILGCSEHRIRVIPSAVGGGFGGKLDLTVQPLVALATWILGKTVGMIFTREESISTSTKRHPATIDSRIAATADGTICAIDFHGDFNTGAYASWGTAVANRVPVHASGPYKVDHYRALTRAVHTNITPAGAFRGFGVPQAVVAQEQMIDELANRLGIDRLEFRLRNVLRAGDALVTGQVLPDSVGIEACLLALKPRWEAATAEACAANQSAAAKRLRRGVGIAAMIYGCGNTASTNPSTIRMGINRAGDVILHQGAVDAGQGSNTVIPQIAADAFCIPLQELKCVDAATHVTPSCGRTSASRQTFVTGKAALLAGQQLRAKVLNTLGQEPSANVTLTFGNGLIASEGSKLDLSQLPANEFGYVMMAEATFDPPATPLDKDGQGSPYAVYAFGAQLAEVEVDTHTGTTRVLRVTAAHDVGRMVNPSLLEGQVEGAVAQGIGLALMEKFVPGVTLGFRDYPIPTSLDMPRVDTILVEEPASIGPYGAKGIGEPALVPTAAAILNAVSHAIGKRMYDVPATPEVILRALDAPPS, encoded by the coding sequence GTGGAAGGCGTCGACACATGTACTGCGAATGGCGCTGCGCTCCAGGACACTTTTCTGTCCCATCAGGCCGTGCAGTGTGGCTTCTGCATTCCTGGCATGTTATGCGCCGCCACGGCGGCTCTCGATCGGGACGATGTCCACAGCATGGACGACGCTCGCGATTCGATTGCCGGCGTCCTGTGTCGTTGTACGGGCTATCAGAAGCAGGTCGCAGCAATTCACGATGTCGCGCAAGGACGGGTTGCGTGTCGAACCGATATGCCGGCAACGGGAGTCGCGGTCGGAACGGCCGTGACGCGTCTTGACGGCCTGGCGAAGGTGCAAGGCACGGATTCTTTCGGCGCCGACGGCATTCCGATCGACGCACTGATGATCAAAGCCATTCGATCGCCCTTCCATCGCGCGCGATTCGCTATCGGCGATCTGAAGCCGTTCGTTGCGCGACATCCTGGCGTCGAGCGCGTGATTCTGGCTGAAGATGTGCCGGGTCTGAATGTGCATGGCGTTGCGCAAGCGTATGCGGACCAGCCGGTGCTTGCCCAGCACAGTGCTCGATTCCTTGGCGAGGCTGTCGCATTGATCGTCGGATCGGCGGAGACGATCGATCATGATGATTTCGGTGACTTCCCCATCCAGTGGGAATCGCAGGCGCCGTTGCTCACAATCGATGACGCGTTGTCTGCAGACGCCCCCCTACTCCACGATGCGCGCCCCGACAATATCCTGATCCACGGCAGGGTCGTGTCCGGCGACGTCGATGCCGGGCTTTCGATGGCTGCCGCTGTAGTCGAAGGACATTTCCAGACCAGCTTCGTCGAACACGCCTACATCGAACCCGAAGCCGGTTGGGCCCGAATGGACGGCGATGTGATCGAGGTCTATTCGCCGACTCAGGCACCGCATCCTCATCGCGAAGAACTCGCGCGCATTCTCGGTTGTAGCGAGCACAGGATTCGGGTGATACCGTCGGCGGTCGGCGGTGGATTCGGCGGCAAGCTCGATCTGACCGTACAGCCGCTCGTCGCACTTGCAACATGGATTCTTGGCAAAACCGTCGGGATGATCTTTACGCGAGAAGAATCCATCTCCACGTCGACGAAGAGGCATCCGGCCACTATCGACAGCCGCATCGCGGCGACGGCCGACGGCACGATCTGCGCAATCGACTTTCACGGCGACTTCAATACGGGCGCCTACGCTTCGTGGGGCACGGCTGTAGCCAATCGGGTTCCCGTTCATGCATCGGGACCGTACAAGGTCGACCACTACCGGGCGCTCACGCGTGCCGTTCACACCAATATCACGCCGGCTGGCGCTTTCCGTGGCTTTGGCGTTCCGCAAGCCGTCGTCGCTCAGGAGCAAATGATCGACGAGCTTGCCAACCGGCTCGGTATCGATCGGCTCGAATTCAGATTGCGCAATGTGCTCCGCGCAGGGGACGCGCTGGTGACCGGCCAGGTGTTACCCGACAGCGTCGGCATCGAGGCGTGTCTACTTGCATTGAAGCCGCGCTGGGAAGCGGCCACTGCCGAAGCGTGTGCGGCAAACCAGTCGGCAGCGGCCAAACGCTTGCGTCGCGGTGTCGGCATTGCGGCCATGATTTACGGATGTGGCAATACCGCATCGACCAATCCCTCCACGATTCGCATGGGCATCAACCGGGCAGGCGATGTCATTCTCCATCAGGGTGCAGTCGACGCCGGTCAGGGCTCTAACACCGTCATTCCGCAAATTGCAGCCGATGCGTTCTGCATCCCGTTGCAGGAACTGAAGTGCGTTGACGCCGCGACGCATGTCACACCGAGCTGCGGCCGCACATCCGCCTCACGGCAGACCTTCGTCACGGGCAAAGCCGCACTGCTCGCGGGTCAGCAATTGCGCGCAAAAGTACTGAACACTTTGGGCCAGGAACCATCCGCCAATGTGACGCTGACCTTCGGCAACGGTTTGATTGCCAGCGAGGGTTCGAAGCTGGATCTGTCCCAACTCCCCGCTAACGAGTTCGGCTACGTGATGATGGCCGAGGCCACGTTTGATCCGCCAGCGACGCCGTTAGACAAGGACGGTCAAGGCAGCCCTTACGCGGTCTACGCATTTGGCGCGCAACTCGCGGAGGTCGAAGTCGATACCCACACTGGCACGACCCGGGTTCTACGCGTGACAGCTGCTCACGATGTGGGACGAATGGTCAATCCGAGCCTGCTTGAAGGGCAGGTCGAGGGCGCCGTTGCGCAAGGCATTGGCTTGGCGTTGATGGAGAAGTTTGTGCCCGGGGTGACGCTGGGTTTCCGCGATTACCCGATACCGACTTCACTCGATATGCCGCGTGTCGACACGATTCTGGTTGAAGAGCCAGCGTCCATCGGGCCATATGGCGCCAAAGGTATTGGTGAGCCGGCCCTCGTTCCGACAGCAGCGGCAATACTCAATGCCGTGTCTCACGCTATCGGCAAACGCATGTACGACGTTCCGGCGACACCGGAAGTCATTCTCCGTGCTCTGGATGCGCCGCCCTCCTGA
- a CDS encoding DUF3311 domain-containing protein codes for MYRASYSATDNNQAVRQFFSCTFWNGILECVRLFDDIDIVDGMKKIYLLGIVPPAFNVAGALFSRDAEPYILGMPPMLAWVVAGVVVTSVVMQVIYHVDKRSSLQARTEESRRKEAP; via the coding sequence GTGTATCGCGCCAGCTATTCGGCCACCGACAACAATCAAGCCGTCCGCCAGTTTTTTAGTTGCACCTTTTGGAATGGCATATTAGAGTGTGTGCGCTTGTTTGACGACATCGATATTGTTGACGGAATGAAGAAAATCTACCTGCTGGGCATCGTTCCCCCGGCCTTCAACGTCGCTGGGGCACTATTCTCGCGAGATGCGGAGCCCTACATTCTTGGAATGCCGCCCATGCTGGCATGGGTAGTGGCAGGCGTTGTCGTCACTTCGGTCGTGATGCAGGTGATCTACCACGTCGACAAACGGTCGTCATTGCAGGCCCGCACCGAAGAATCGCGTCGTAAGGAGGCGCCGTGA
- a CDS encoding FAD binding domain-containing protein, whose product MSYVLATDEREVLELLGDPDVRLVSGATDWYASAMGASQRYKLVDISRVADLHGVVELPHWLRIGAATTWSEIVRSALPASASGLKDAAGLIGSSQIQNRATIGGNLCNGSPAADGVTALLALDAEVELKSLSGTRRISVSWFLKGKNQVDLRPGEMLNNVWVPVPASPSASAFVKFGNRQRLNISTASIAVRLTMPRDRARCEYAIAAGSVAPTPVRLHTLEAALANADAQNAETLPGTADIPEIVPIDDIRASAAYRTRIVRPLIQQALELATWRLEHA is encoded by the coding sequence ATGTCATATGTGCTCGCGACCGATGAACGCGAAGTGCTCGAGCTGCTAGGCGATCCCGATGTCCGGCTTGTCAGTGGGGCAACGGATTGGTACGCGAGTGCTATGGGCGCATCGCAGCGATACAAGCTCGTCGATATCAGCCGTGTCGCCGACTTGCATGGTGTAGTCGAGCTTCCTCACTGGTTACGGATCGGCGCGGCCACGACCTGGTCGGAGATCGTCCGGTCTGCGCTGCCGGCAAGCGCGTCGGGGTTAAAAGATGCGGCCGGTCTGATCGGATCGAGTCAGATCCAGAATCGCGCCACGATTGGCGGGAATCTATGCAACGGCTCGCCGGCCGCGGACGGCGTCACTGCCCTCCTCGCCCTGGATGCAGAGGTCGAACTCAAATCGCTGAGCGGAACTCGACGCATATCGGTGTCCTGGTTTCTGAAGGGGAAAAACCAGGTCGATCTTCGGCCGGGCGAGATGCTGAATAATGTGTGGGTTCCGGTGCCCGCCTCGCCGAGTGCTTCGGCTTTCGTGAAGTTCGGCAATCGGCAGCGTTTGAATATCTCGACTGCGTCGATCGCGGTGCGCCTGACGATGCCCCGCGATCGCGCGCGTTGCGAGTACGCCATTGCAGCGGGCAGCGTCGCACCGACGCCCGTCAGATTGCACACACTGGAAGCGGCCCTCGCGAACGCAGACGCACAGAATGCGGAAACGCTGCCTGGCACAGCCGACATCCCGGAGATCGTTCCAATCGATGATATCCGCGCGAGCGCGGCGTACCGAACCCGGATTGTCCGTCCCTTGATTCAGCAAGCGCTCGAGCTTGCGACGTGGAGGCTGGAGCATGCTTAA
- a CDS encoding MarR family winged helix-turn-helix transcriptional regulator gives MVKSIDPPKEAYDFRDQIGHLLRRAYQRHVVIFQEAIPDADLTAAQFVTLCSVKAQESCSLNDIVKATAIDQATIRGVVDRLKARALIDVSADPTDGRKVVVSATAAGLALIDRTVPFAKQVTARTYGSLNAAEQVALKFLLQKMITVEAAP, from the coding sequence ATGGTTAAGTCAATCGACCCGCCGAAGGAAGCCTACGACTTCCGCGATCAAATTGGACATCTCCTGCGCCGCGCGTATCAGCGGCATGTCGTCATCTTCCAGGAGGCGATCCCCGACGCCGACCTTACCGCTGCGCAATTTGTCACGTTGTGCTCGGTCAAGGCCCAGGAATCGTGCTCGTTGAACGACATCGTCAAAGCGACGGCGATCGATCAGGCAACCATTCGCGGCGTGGTCGACCGCCTGAAGGCGAGAGCGCTCATCGACGTCAGTGCGGATCCGACCGATGGCCGCAAGGTGGTGGTCAGCGCGACGGCTGCGGGGCTTGCTCTGATCGACCGGACGGTGCCTTTCGCCAAACAGGTGACAGCACGCACTTATGGTTCACTAAATGCAGCTGAACAGGTCGCACTCAAGTTCCTGCTTCAGAAGATGATAACGGTCGAGGCTGCGCCCTGA